Proteins encoded together in one uncultured Sphaerochaeta sp. window:
- a CDS encoding septal ring lytic transglycosylase RlpA family protein — translation MKRLMALLVVALLCTSFLFAEEEEKLQPGTVIEKGIASWYTSDKSESLTANGEIFDPTSLSAAHKSLKFGTIVRVTNKDNGRSVDVRINDRGPYVDGRIIDLTPSSAEQIDMLDAGIANVDLTLIFEPEIPESKYKRAGDTGWYQIQVGAYSSLLTAYAQYDRLLNAGLKPYAEQLPESKAVRLTVRWIPAYQLQRTMQALSALGFSESNVLKKSEDNPYR, via the coding sequence ATGAAACGATTGATGGCTTTGCTAGTAGTGGCGCTTCTTTGTACAAGCTTCCTCTTTGCTGAAGAGGAAGAGAAGTTGCAGCCCGGTACGGTAATAGAAAAAGGGATAGCCTCCTGGTACACCAGTGACAAGAGCGAAAGTCTTACTGCCAATGGTGAAATATTCGACCCTACCAGCCTTTCGGCTGCCCACAAGAGCCTGAAGTTCGGTACCATCGTCAGGGTGACCAACAAGGACAATGGAAGGAGTGTCGATGTAAGGATCAACGACAGGGGGCCGTATGTTGATGGAAGAATCATCGACCTAACCCCATCCTCTGCTGAGCAGATCGATATGCTCGATGCCGGTATTGCCAATGTTGATTTGACCCTTATCTTTGAACCTGAGATTCCAGAGTCAAAGTACAAGCGCGCCGGTGATACCGGTTGGTATCAGATCCAGGTTGGCGCCTACTCTTCCCTGCTCACTGCCTATGCTCAGTATGATAGACTACTTAACGCAGGGCTGAAGCCTTATGCTGAGCAACTCCCCGAGAGCAAGGCAGTACGACTGACGGTCCGGTGGATCCCTGCCTATCAGTTGCAGAGGACCATGCAGGCACTCTCAGCATTGGGCTTTTCAGAGAGCAATGTTCTGAAGAAGAGTGAGGACAATCCGTACCGATGA